The following nucleotide sequence is from Helicobacter pylori NQ4053.
CTAAAACGCTCAAATCCCCACAAAAAGGCGAGAGTAAAAGAACAGAAGTTTCGCTATCCAATAAGCTAAAATGCCCTTTTTGCTCCGCTCCAAGCGCTAAAATCTTTTGTTGCGAACCATTAGAGCGTTTGGGCAAAGCAAGGTAAAGGGGGGCAAACCCCCTAGCCAAACGCATGGGGCGAATGATATTATCCACACGCTGCACGATACTGTCATCAATCCTGTGGATGATGGCGCGGTTGTGCGTGAGCTTAAAATCAAAAATAAAATGAAGCGAATCGATCTCTTTTTCATCGCTCGCTAAAGGGAGGGAGCTGAAATTTGCGCTCGTGAATACAATAGGGAAATCCAATAAATCCAGTAATAAAGCATGCAAAGGGGTATAGGGCAAAATCACGCCATAAAAGGGGGAGTTTTTGGCGATATTGGGGGCTAATTGGGTGTCAGGTTTTTTACGCACTAAAAGAATGGGGGCGCTTACCGAATTTAAGCTTTCGCATTCTAATGCGTTCAAAAACGCATGCTGTTTGGCTGAATTTAGGTCTTTAAACATGAGTGCGAAAGGCTTTAAGGGGCGGTTTTTTAAAAGCCGTAACCTCTCTATGGTTTTAAAATTCCTCGCATCGCACAAGAGAGCAAAGCCCCCCAAACCTTTAAGAGCGATGATTTTACCCTTTTGAATGTCTTTAGCGCATTCTAAAAGTGCGTCATCATTTTTGAATCGCTTATAATTGAGCGCAATACCGCACTTTTTGCAGCTGATGCCTTGAATGTGGAATCGTTTGTTATGAGCGTCTTTATAAACGGATGCGCAAAATCCGCAGAGTTTGAAAGGTTTTAAGGCGGAGTTTTCTCTGTCATAGGGCAGGGCGTTTAAAAGGCTGTATCTCGCCCCGCACTTCGCGCAAGAATTGAAAGCGTAATGAAAATAGGGGGAGTTTTTATCTCTGATTTCGCGCAAGCAATCCTCACACACGCCTAAATCTTTAGGGATTTGACTGAGTAAATTCAAGGGGTGGTTCTTGCTTTCTAAAATCCTAAAATCATTGAAATGAAGCGCCTTATCATAAGGGCTAATAATGATTTTTTCCACCAACGCTAAGGGGGGCAATCCTTTTTTTAGGGCGTTTAAAAAAGACTCTGTTTTATGAGCGGGTAAGACAATCTCTAAAGCCGCTTGGGCGTTACGCGCAAAGCCTACAAGCCCTAATTTTTGAGCCAGGGTATAAACAAAAGGGCGCATGCCCACGCCCTGAACTACGCCAAAAAGCGTGATCTTATTCAATAAAGCTGCATCGTTACACAATGCAAACTCCCATGCTGTTTGATTAGAGTATTACAATCAACCCCTATCACTTCTAAGGGCGTGTGTTGTTTTAAGGTTTCTAAAATGAGCGCGTCTTTATGGTCGTTGTAAGTGGGGACAATCAGAGCGTTATTGCACAATAAAAAATTCACATAAGTCGCCGGCAAGCGTTGTTGGTTTGCATCATAAATGGCTTTGGGGATTTCTAGGGGGATGAGTTTATAAGGCGTGCCGTCTAGTTTTTTAAAGGTTTTTAATTCTTCTTGCATTTTTTTTAAGGCTGTGTAATGCTCATCGTTTTCATCCTCGCATGCGCTATAAACAATGGTGTCTTTATTTAAAAAACGAGCGAGCGTGTCGGTATGGCTATCGGTATCATCGCCCTTTAAATAGCCATAAGAATACCACAGCACTTGTTTAGCCCCTAATTCCTTTTTAAGCATGTTTTCTATTCCATTTTGATTCAAATGGGGGTTACGATTTTTTTCTAGCAGGCATTGGGTGTTGGTTAAAACGCTCCCGGCCCCATCGCTTTCTATGCTCCCGCCCTCTAAAATATAGGGCATCGTTTTTAAAGGGTGTTTTAAAAACCCTAAATGTTTGAGCTTGAAATTCACCTGATTGTCTAAATTGGACGGGTATTTTAACCCCCAGCCATTAAAGCCAAAATCCAAGCACTCCAAAACGCCCTGATTTTCAACGCTGATCGCTCCAAAATCCCTAGCCCATGTGTCGTTGGTGTCAATCCTTGCGATCTCTACACCGGGTAAGTTTTTAAGCGTTTCATAACCGATAATATCGTTAGTATGGACGCACACTAACACTTTAGCGTGTTGGGCTATGGTTTGAATGATGTGTAAAAAGCTCTCTCTGGCCTCTTCAATGCAATACGCCCAGTCGCCAAACTCATGGGGGAACGCCATTAAAATCGCTTGGATTTTTTCAAACTCCGCTAACATTCTTTTCATTAAAAATATCCTTTTAAGCAACTATAACACAATCTCATTCAAATAGCGTTTTTAAAAGCTAGCTCAAACGCTTTTGCGCGATTTGAAAATATTCTTTTTCTGATTCTATACCGATAAAATTTCGTTTTAAATTTTTGCACGCTAAGCCGGTGGTGCCGCTCCCCATGAAAGGATCTAGCACGATGTCATTAGGGTTTGTGTGGATGGAAATGATTTTTTCCATTAAGGCTAGGCTTTTTTGCGTGGGGTGTTTCACTCTTTCAATCCCGCTCACCACAGGGCTTTTTAAGATCAAAGGCCGTAAATATTTTTTATCTTCAGGTTTGTTAAACACCCATTTGGCTTTCTTTTTAACCGCCCATAGGGCAAATTCTGTGTCTTGGACATAGCGCCGGTGGATGTTTCTTGGCATGGGATTGGTTTTAACCCATTGGATAAAGTCTTTGACTACAAAGCCGTTTTCTTCTAAAAAATCAGCGATATAGCTTATAAACCTGTAAGAGCAAAAAACCACCATGCAGCCGTTTGGATTGACTAAAGGGGCGTAATGTGTGATCCATTCTAAAAGCTTGAAATTTTTATCCCATTCCCCAAAATCTATGCCTTGCCTTTTAGCGCTCTTTAGGGTGGAAAAATTGTTTTTAACCGAAATGTTGTAAGGAGGATCCGTGATGATCGCATCCACTTTTAAATTTTGCTGGTGAAAATCATTGATGATTTCAAAAGCGTCAGCGTGATAAATCTGTATCATTTCTTGTGCTTTTTAAGATCGCTTTGCCTAAGGCTAGGGCTAGAAGAGGGGGCACAGCGTTACCGATTTGCTTACAAACGCTCGTTTTATTACCATAAAAGATATAATCATCGCTAAAACTCTGTATCCTGGCGGCTTCTCTGGGCGTGATAGAGCGGTGCAATTCAGGGTGGGAGTTGGTGCCATTGCTCGGAGTTACTAAATGAGAGCGGTTAAAAAAGTCGTTGTCTATGAGCAGGTTTAAAAGTTTCTTATAAAAAGCGTTTTCGTCTAAATTTAAGTCGTTTTCTAAAATGAAAACAAAAGTTCCTTTGATTTTTGTAACGCTTTCTTGATTGGATTGCCAAATTTGATGCGCGCTTAAAATATTGAGAGCGTTTAAAACTCGTGCTTTGCTTTCTTCATAGCCAGAGGTAAATTTTGAAGCCCTATAAGAGCACACCCCATAAATACAACCATTTTTAATTTGAAAACGGCTCAACAACACCCCTAAATTAAAGGGATCAATAGCGTTTAAAAAGCGAGAAACAAGCAACAATAACCTTTCATTTTTTTAAAGGATTATAAAATAACGCTCATTAGTTTTT
It contains:
- a CDS encoding DNA-methyltransferase — protein: MIQIYHADAFEIINDFHQQNLKVDAIITDPPYNISVKNNFSTLKSAKRQGIDFGEWDKNFKLLEWITHYAPLVNPNGCMVVFCSYRFISYIADFLEENGFVVKDFIQWVKTNPMPRNIHRRYVQDTEFALWAVKKKAKWVFNKPEDKKYLRPLILKSPVVSGIERVKHPTQKSLALMEKIISIHTNPNDIVLDPFMGSGTTGLACKNLKRNFIGIESEKEYFQIAQKRLS
- the hypF gene encoding carbamoyltransferase HypF; translated protein: MNKITLFGVVQGVGMRPFVYTLAQKLGLVGFARNAQAALEIVLPAHKTESFLNALKKGLPPLALVEKIIISPYDKALHFNDFRILESKNHPLNLLSQIPKDLGVCEDCLREIRDKNSPYFHYAFNSCAKCGARYSLLNALPYDRENSALKPFKLCGFCASVYKDAHNKRFHIQGISCKKCGIALNYKRFKNDDALLECAKDIQKGKIIALKGLGGFALLCDARNFKTIERLRLLKNRPLKPFALMFKDLNSAKQHAFLNALECESLNSVSAPILLVRKKPDTQLAPNIAKNSPFYGVILPYTPLHALLLDLLDFPIVFTSANFSSLPLASDEKEIDSLHFIFDFKLTHNRAIIHRIDDSIVQRVDNIIRPMRLARGFAPLYLALPKRSNGSQQKILALGAEQKGHFSLLDSETSVLLLSPFCGDLSVLENEKHFKETLNFFLKTYDFKPTLLACDKHQNYTTTQMAFDFNAPLLQVQHHHAHFLASVLDALLQDPHLNHPFIGIVWDGSGAYENKVYGAECFVGDLERIEETARFEEFWLLGGQKAIKEPRRLVLEIALKHQLNKLLKRVQKHFKEDELEIFKQMHDKKIQSVATNSIGRLFDIVAFSLDLVGTISFEAESGQVLENLALQSDEIAFYPFEIKNSVVRLKEFYQAFEKDLGVLEPNRIAKKFFNSLVEIITALIAPFKEHVVVCSGGVFCNQLLCEQLAKRFKKLQREYFFHKHFPPNDSSIPVGQALMAYFNPIIIKKG
- a CDS encoding DNA cytosine methyltransferase; amino-acid sequence: MLVSRFLNAIDPFNLGVLLSRFQIKNGCIYGVCSYRASKFTSGYEESKARVLNALNILSAHQIWQSNQESVTKIKGTFVFILENDLNLDENAFYKKLLNLLIDNDFFNRSHLVTPSNGTNSHPELHRSITPREAARIQSFSDDYIFYGNKTSVCKQIGNAVPPLLALALGKAILKSTRNDTDLSR
- a CDS encoding agmatine deiminase family protein; protein product: MKRMLAEFEKIQAILMAFPHEFGDWAYCIEEARESFLHIIQTIAQHAKVLVCVHTNDIIGYETLKNLPGVEIARIDTNDTWARDFGAISVENQGVLECLDFGFNGWGLKYPSNLDNQVNFKLKHLGFLKHPLKTMPYILEGGSIESDGAGSVLTNTQCLLEKNRNPHLNQNGIENMLKKELGAKQVLWYSYGYLKGDDTDSHTDTLARFLNKDTIVYSACEDENDEHYTALKKMQEELKTFKKLDGTPYKLIPLEIPKAIYDANQQRLPATYVNFLLCNNALIVPTYNDHKDALILETLKQHTPLEVIGVDCNTLIKQHGSLHCVTMQLY